The following proteins come from a genomic window of Lolium rigidum isolate FL_2022 chromosome 5, APGP_CSIRO_Lrig_0.1, whole genome shotgun sequence:
- the LOC124652742 gene encoding guanylate kinase 1-like, protein MGEEAPEFRVESITLEPKDRHQNAVQVGNKTYVIGRSDEESKSHFDIKILDKLTQTWVVPTVLGAQPPSRSHSAILVNDEKILVVEKGVSLNDSIWFLEIDTPFVKQQRKIKGSEVVSWSKGVLGTAHKPVVISGPSGVGKGTLIAKLMKEYPSKFGFSVSHTTRSPRVKEIDGVHYHFAERSKMEQDISEGKFLEFAHVHGNLYGTSIEAVESVTDEGKRCILDIDVQGARSVRASSLEAIFIFVCPPSFEELEQRLRARGTETEEQIQKRLKNARAELDQSNSPGLFDHLLVNDDLETCYENLKKLLSLDDEHEDSEDCCIKDGAATACYSILSKTESEILLQSDIGELEKGSANLLALDLSSLTGGAPGRTRGLKIQPVNPIANGLKAIR, encoded by the exons CAGATGAGGAGTCCAAGTCACACTTTGACATTAAAATTctggacaaactgactcagacttG GGTTGTGCCGACAGTACTTGGGGCTCAGCCTCCATCTAGGTCGCACTCAGCAATTCTTGTAAATGATGAGAAGATATTGGTTGTTGAGAAGGGTGTTTCATTGAATGATTCCATCTGGTTCCTTGAG ATAGATACCCCCTTCGTTAAACAACAGCGGAAAATCAAGGGTTCCGAAGTTGTTTCCTGGAGCAAGGGAGTACTTGGCACTGCACACAAGCCTGTTGTGATTAGTGGGCCTTCTGGTGTTGGTAAAGGGACATTAATAGCAAAATTGATGAAAGAGTACCCATCAAAGTTTGGGTTTTCTGTTAGCCACACTACAAGATCTCCAAGGGTGAAGGAAATAGATGGAGTTCACTACCATTTTGCCGAACGAAGCAAGATGGAACAAGATATAAGTGAGGGAAAATTTCTTGAATTTGCTCACGTTCATGGAAATCTCTATGGCACGAGTATTGAAGCAGTTGAATCTGTTACTGATGAGGGGAAG AGGTGTATTCTCGATATTGATGTCCAAGGAGCTCGATCTGTGAGGGCTTCTTCTCTTgaagcaatattcatctttgtatGCCCTCCGTCATTTGAGGAACTAGAGCAGCGCCTTCGCGCACG GGGTACAGAAACAGAGGAGCAAATTCAGAAACGACTGAAAAATGCTCGTGCTGAGCTTGATCAGTCCAACTCTCCAGGTCTTTTTGATCATCTTTTGGTAAATGATGACCTTGAAACATGCTACGAGAATTTGAAG AAGTTGCTTTCCCTGGATGATGAACATGAAGATTCAGAGGATTGTT GCATCAAGGATGGTGCAGCAACTGCATGTTATTCAATTCTATCCAAAACAGAGTCAGAAATTTTGTTGCAATCTGACATTGGTGAATTAGAAAAAGGATCTGCAAATTT GCTAGCGCTGGACTTGTCCTCTCTTACAGGAGGCGCTCCAGGACGAACAAGGGGTCTTAAGATACAGCCAGTTAACCCAATTGCCAATGGTTTGAAGGCCATTAGATGA